ATCACGAATGTCTGGCTGGTACCTATACCGAGCTCGCTCGATGCAATCGATCAGATGGATGAGATGACGCGCAAGCACGTGTTCGACATTGGTCCCGTGAACCATCAGAAGGTGACGAGCGGGAAAGCGGTCGTGCGGGTACGGATGTCCTCCAATCTAGACGGTGACTTCCCGACCAAGTTCACCTACGATCCAACGCCGATGGACACCGAGACGGGCGTTATCTATGCCGCGATCGTACTGCTCGGTCTGTACGTGTTAATCATATGGGAGATAGTGCACCGCACGTTTGCGGCCATCATCGCTTCAACGCTTGCCATCGGTGTACTGGCAGCCATGAACGAGCGTCCCAGCATGCCGAAGTTGATCTCCTGGATCGATGTCGAAACGCTGCTGCTCTTGTTCGGCATGATGATCTTGGTGGCTATCCTGTCCGAGACGGGTATCTTCGATTACTTGGCCGTGTATGCGTACCAGGTGACGAACGGTAAGGTGTGGCCACTGATCAACTGCCTGTGCATCTTTACCGCGATACTGTCCTCGTTCCTGGACAACGTAACGACCGTGTTGCTTATGACTCCGGTAACGATACGATTGTGTGAGGTGATGGAATTAAATCCGGTGCCGGTGTTGATGTCGATGGTGATCTACTCGAACGTCGGCGGTACACTAACACCCGTTGGTGATCCACCAAACGTCATCATCGCGTCCAATAGTCATATTGCAAAAAATGTAAGAACCTTCAACACAAAGAAAGGATGGGATGGGATAGGGTTTTGTAATCGATTCTCTCGTTTTCATTACATCAGGGAGTCAATTTCGCCACCTTTACGCTGCACATGGCCATACCGATCTTCTTCGTCATGATCACGACCTACTTCCAGCTGCGCATGAAGTTCAAAAACATCAACGATCTGCGCTTCAGCGAACCGCAGGATGTGCAGGAAATCCGCCACGAGATTGCCGTGTGGCAGCGTGCAGCCGCTTCTCTATCGTCCTACTCCAAGGATGAAGATTTGGTGCGCGAAACGCTCCTCAAGAAGGTTAATCGGTTGTCACGTTCGCTCAAGAAGAAGCTCGTCACCGGTTCGGTACCCGTGGAGAGCTACAAGGCAACGCTGGAAGAGATGAAACGAAAGGTACGGTGCTTTAGGCATAGCTTTACTCTCGATCAACATGAAAGGTTAATGAGTTCCTTTCGTTACAGTACCCTATTCGAAGCAAGACACTGCTGGTAAAGTCTGCCATTACTCTCGCGTTCGTGATCACGTTCTTCTTCCTGCATTCGGCACCGGATATACAGAAGCTATCGCTCGGCTGGACTGCCCTGCTCGGTGCGCTGCTACTTCTGATTCTGGCTGATCGGTAAGAGATTCCATTTCTTAAGTGGAATGATCACCATTTTCTAACATTTTACCCTTCTTATTGCAAACAGGGAGGACATTGAATCGGTGATTGCGCGTGTTGAATGGTCCACACTGCTGTTCTTTGCCGCGCTGTTCATCCTGATGGAAGCGTTAGCCGAGCTGGGACTGATCGATTGGATCGGTAAACAGACGGAAAACGTGATCTTGTCCGTGTCCGAAGAATCTCGACTGGCTGTAGCCATCCTTATCATCTTATGGGTAGGATGCTTCTTAGTgggaaaattcattcatctATTTACAAACATCGTTACATCTTCGTTGTAGGTATCTGCATTCGCATCCGCTTTCGTTGACAATATTCCTCTTACCACGATGATGGTAAAGATTGCCATCGGTCTTGCTGAAAATGAAGCGCTAGATCTGCCCCTACAACCACTCGTATGGGCACTGGCGTTAGGAGCTTGCTTAGGAGGTTAGCAATCGAGAAGAAATCGACCTCATGAGCTAAACGTGTACAGACCATTTAACCATCTTCTTAATGTTTCAGGTAATGGAACTCTTATTGGAGCCTCCGCCAACGTTGTATGTGCCGGTGTTGCTGAGCAGCACGGATATAGGTTTACCTTTATAGAATATTTCAAGTAAGCGATTTATTTGTGAATCTCTTGTCCCGATGTTCTTACCATCTGATCCATTTTTCTCCTAGGGTCGGTTTCCCAGTGATGGTCGGTAGCGTGATCGTCTCTACAATCTACCTAATGTTTGCACACGTCGTCTTCACCTGGCACTAGAACTTCGTCCCAGACGGAGAGCTGGCGCTATCTTCTCGTTTCACGTATTGTTTATGTATGTGTCCTCATGTGCGCGTCTGTGTGAATGTTTATCTTTACGCAAATAAGGAtgtattgcaaaacaaaaaagcaagagTTGCCATTACTACACGCAAATCTAAAACCGACCTCTCCTCAACAAACCTGAAACAACGACACCAGACGGAACATCGCCATCTAGCGTGAGTGATCGTACACCAGACGATCAACTACACTTGTGGCAGAATGTGCGATCGCGTTAATAAACCATCTTTACATTGTGATAACCTTTACCGAGCAGATCGAGTAACACACCACTCACTCAAACACGCGTCCCTTTTTTGGGAGCTGGCAATGTAAGCCAGCGTTATGCTTTTGTTAAAATGAACGCCATGCCATTTTGCCGAATTCCGTGTACCATAGGGACAGCAACAAAACTAGAAGTTGATATGTgaaaggggggaaaaacaagCACAACTAGTGAAGGGAAAGAGTAGCCTATTATAATTGCCTCTAGAAAGATAAAATCCATGTTTTTTCCGAGTAAGGAATCGATAAGTCAATTTGAGTGTCACGAGTAGCATAACTCGTACTAGTAAATAGAAAAGGAAATATGAACTGAACGGCGTCGTGCGCGACCACTTCAGTTCGGGTTTCGTTTGAGGGCGATCAAGATGTATTGTACTGTGAGTGGCGAAGGATCAATTGTCGCTGGCAAAGGATACTTTCGATGTAAAGTATTTTAATGTGTAATCACACTACAGGTATTTCTCAACGTGTTAAAAGATGTTACTGATGTTATTCTATTtactgtactgtactgtacGCTCCTGCTTATCGATCGACAAAAACCACCCACGATAAGGTAGCCGTATCATCATACCTGCagggttttcctttcctgtttCCTTGTTGTCGTTGAATGACATCCCTTCCTTAGAAAAGACACACGATAGAACCGGTGTTGTGTACACACAGTGACATGGTTAAgattcattcgtttttttcctcctactTATCCTACTTTTCCCCATTTGTTCGTTCTACTATTGTTACCAGTTGCTcgaatgtaataaattatcctttttttcgtaCTGCGTGCACATTTGCTTATCACAAATCGTGCCGAAGAACGGAATTAAATAGAGTGCATAagttatttcaaatacaaaacaacctCTGCCTTTCTCTGTCCCtgtccacacacaaacactcgtcGCATTTCGCTAGTAGAAAACCCTCCAACAACACACGTACGCCCAtttgcaaaaaggaaaattactaatgaaaaacattccaaacaatGTAATGCCCAGTGAAAAGGCACTGGGTGCATATATTTACTGCAAACTGTAAATGGgtgtaaatgaaatgaatgcaGTTACGAGGTAAAGTAGGAAAGAACTACAACAGAATAAAAACTGTATGTATAAGACGGTAGCAAGTTTGTagaaataaatcttttccTCTTCTCTCAGtggaaaggaagcaaacaaagaacaaaaaaaaacacataagaGTGAGCTTTGATGAATGATTTGAAAACTGTTGGTGCGAAGAGTGTGCAAAATACATGTGAAAAGAAAGTATAAAACGTTGACGACGAACCCTGCATTTTGTAGCAAAATTGTAGATAGATGGCAAATTTGAGGCCCAATCACTTGTACGAtgtacgaaaggaaaaaaatccatggAAAATTGTACAGAATAGCTAACATGAGATGGAGGTTTAGAatgataaagaaagaaaacgaagaacAATTTCCACCATGCATAAAGTGGGAAGGTTTCTAAGCTAGATTGtaaaaatgtggaaaagagaaaaaatgcagatgtgtaaaataatgaaatgtttcccttttttatgattgaaattaataatttttcccattatatttttttgctaatCAACTTGGTTAAAATAATGGATTCGATATGCTACAAAGGAAGGAATTTTAAGAAAAGGTACTCCAATTGATATACAAAAACCagcggaacgaaacgaatcacGATAAACAATTCTAAATCAACAGTGTACTGTGAGTGAAAGTATTCTGAAAACCAACATAGATTATCGTTCCTCACGAGTAGCACATTTTCGTTAAGTTTATACTACAAACTGGATGAGAAGATGGTGGAACAAAGTAATATCTTCAACGTTTTCTGTAGGAACGGTCGCTTAACGGAGTAAAGAATGGCCCACAGAAATGGGGACGTCATTCGGTAGTGCTGTTTTCGAATTTGTTGTTAATATAGTAGTCTTCGTAGTGCGAAACTCAAAGTAACCGAACCACAGTGCGGTCTCGTTGAAGGTGGGAGAGGAATGATCCGTAGAGTTGTAGCGCGAAACTAATGAACGCACCGTGTGCAGAAAGCAAACCCGTGGGGGCCGTTAAAGGGAAGCCGACAGGCAGggtaaaaaggcaaaaaaccaaacccaatATGTAATagacaaataataaaactattaaaaacTATACGTATCCGTTGCGTTCCCTATTATGTTTGCTACTGTCATCAAATTGCCCTTGCAGCGTGCTACGTTCATCGGTTCGTTTAACCCCAGTTTACTTTATTGTTTGCCGTCTCTATGCCTTGCatctaataaataaaaaccctcCCCGTGCTTTAGTTCACTAGTGTATGCGGTTCGTTCGTTGGTGCCACTTCCATGTAAAATTAGGTACAGCTTCATACCCGTCTATCGCCCCATTGCGTGGTTGTAGTATGGGACATTCCATTCAACGTTTCATTCCGTTAATTTTAACAATACCAGCGCACCTCCAAGCTACGCCAAAAGGTTAATAAATAGTACAATATCACATCCTAAAACCGAGCAAGAACTATTTACAACCACCTTCCGGGGCACACGGTTTGTGCCAGCAAAGAAGGAATAAGGACTTCTCATGTATAACCTCACTGTAACGTTTCAACAATATAATACACATTCCGCCATCAACACATCCACTCTAGTCCAGCGAAACATCGGACAGTTGGGCGGTTATTCGTTCCTTGTCGCGTTTGCTCACCGGTCGATTAGTTCGTCGTCGTACATTTCTTCGTCCGCTATCGACGGTAAGGCCCGTATCCTTTGTCTTTTCACTATCGATGGAGATCGATTCCGTCGGTATGGTTGTCGTACTAATTGGTACATCCGGTGTAACAACTATTAACATTCCTTCGGAGGGCTCTTCCTTTGTCTGAAGGGGCTTTTCCTCCGACACACTTGTACCCGTCCGTGGCTCGCTTGGCATCGGTTTAAACGGTGTGACGGGATTGTGCAGTGCTTTCAGCTGATTGATACGTGTCTCTAGCACTTCCGCTGGAAGTGTTCCGACCGAATCTTCATACTCGCGCTGTTTGTTCATTTCGTACAGTTGCTGAAGCTGATTGTAAGCACCTTCGTCCATGATCGGTGCCGGTGGCATTAGCGAATCTCGCAGCTTGTCCTTGTTGAACTGTTgcctttgtttcgtttgcttagACCACGCTTGCAACCAGGAGGTGGAACCTCCATTTCGGGTTGGATTCTTGaccgaaaaaaagaagaacaacgACATGTTAACAAGTGGTTGTTAGCTAAACACAGCTCATTACTGTATGCTTACCCGCACAGAGTTCGCATACTCGTCATTGTCGACGTAACGTTTGCTACTGCTCGCTGCAGCTCCTGAAAATAAGAAacataagaaatgaaaatgtttgcctGTTTCTCTTGGATACAGTTTGCATTTGGTTAAATGATTATCAACTAGAATTcaacattaacattaataaTAGGCGTCTAGGGAGCGCTGCGCCTTAACGTATGCAAAGTCAATTGATTTCCAaatatattcttttatttccacttgggtaattataaaacaataagtCATCAAACACGTGATTGCATACTGTCAGGCGTTATCAACTAAAAATCGTTGCTGGTTATGCTTTGTTCCATTTACCTACAAAAGGATTGTTAGTATAAGGCATATTCGAATTAGTACCATTAATGAGTCATTACTGCCTCACATTAACATCTTGTCTTATTAAATTGTAAGGCAAACGTAGGCTTGGGTCCGTTCCCTCCATTAAACTAGTGCTCGTATTTGCATACTGTTAGGCGAACTTCCAAATCAATTCACGATTAAGCCTAACATTTCCGCGGAAAAATATTTCTCTACGGAACTTAGGATCAACCCAGACCTCACAACTGTATATCTATTAAGCTTTACAATATGTTATAACTGAATGAACTTACCAATCGGTCGCGTATTGAGCTGTGGACCCAATTCTAGCTGAACTTGAAAGTCTGCATGCTCCCCAAGTCGAAATCCGAAACCTATCCGCGAGTCCGTTCCTGGGGAAAgaagaacacaaaacagacaaattCCATTTAAAAAACCCATCAGAATCAAGCGCACTGAGCTAACATGAGTGCCTTACAACCACATTTTACACGCTTTAAGCGATACAATCCAGAAAGACGTTAAAAGCCACAAATAACTTTTTCAAGGGTAACCTCGGGAAGTTCTTGGGTTGGTTAGCCTAACAGTTACGACATCCCCTCTTATTCCCCTTTCCGTTCCAAAGTACGAAGGTTAATGATGTGGCTTAAAACAAATCTGAACTGTCCACTGCAAGGTTGCGCACCGTATAATATTTCTGAtgcttttcattcatttagCCCACGAaaagtaaattgaaacgaCAAATTCAAGCTTGAAGCGACTTTAAATCTTGAAAGCAACTGTCTTGCCCCAAGTTAATCGATCTTCTTCTGCATTATATTATCATTCAGCTGTCACAtgaatggatttttttattcgattttgaTTAAATctcaatcaatttcaattagcTTCAGGCGAGTTCGATTAATAAAACGATCATAGCTGGATGGTTTACCCTTCATCTAATAAGACATGATCAGGGCCAGGTTTATCGATCTTCGTTCCTTTTGATATTGACttcgtttcttttattatatttctttcgttttttggcTACAGATCATCCCATGCGCAGACGTTTTGTCGACGATCAAAcatgattaaataaacttcAGAAGAGGAAATAAAGTGCGATCTTCAACTTTCCTCTTCGGGGATTACGGATGTCGTTTGCtcagtttcgttttcttctctttgtattgtaacaaaaaaaaataggagaGGGAAAGATGGAGAAGATATCACGAAGATGTTGTAATAATAGCCgtttgaaataattatacTTTAGGGACCATATTTAAATCATCTTGGCAAAATAAGATCTTCCTGTGTACTATAATTTATAACTTGTTATACGTACAGGAGAAATTGATTTCTAATTTGTTGGCTTGCATAAGCTGCAACGTGCCACTAAACTCATGCACCCAACAGTACACATGTTCGCATGACATGCGACATGAGCCGGCTACTTCAGCGCCGCACAATTGATGTTTATTTGTGTCCCTCCCTGTTCATAAACATCCACCATACGCCGCCCCATCCGCTTTCCTTCCTGCTGATCCACTGAGCCGCCCTGTATCCGccccaaaaaccaaccccgATCCATCAGTCCGGATGTCTGTCTGCAGCGGCGGATGCAAACAGAAAGGGAAAGTTGTCCCAACCGTTGTGTGgcagtgtgtgttgtgtgatCATCGTTCGGCGTCATCACCGGCAGCGTCATCGGATTGTGGTCAACGGTGTAGCTATCATCAAGATTCCGACATTAAAATGAAGGAGAAGCGCTCAGTATTAATGACAGAAACACCaaccataacaaaaaaaaacttcttcatGATTAGCATTTTGTGCAGCCAAGTGCATCCGCTACACAGTGGAGCAAAGTGGAGTGGCGTTTTTCGCCAGACTGAATGTGGTTGAAGAGCAACCTGTGTCTCAAATGTATGTGATTAGCGAAAGATGACATTGGCAAGGAGTGAAACAGGTTGGTCACTCTAAACGGAAGCGATTAAGTACAAACGCTTCAATTGTCGATATTTATGATGGTTTATACATAATATTACAACAAGTAGTACAATGGTagtttttattggaaattacAAATGTATGGAGGATATACCTCAGAGACTTCAatgcttcataaaaaaaagaaccttaGATATTTCAAAAAGGACTTCTTCAAAAATAgatttgttaaataaacaGAAAGCCAAGTACCTACGTACTGCTTGTTGTTGGTGTAATTTTCTCTTCTATATTTTAATGTTGCCAGAGTGCATACTGATGCGCAACGAGAATGGTGAAAGTGATATTTGCAATACGACATTGGGGACTCCACAAAATATTAATAGCCATGAGTCACCCGACACTAGAGAGGAGCAGTGTTGAATTATTTGTATGACAGATAGTAACATTATTGGTTGATATTTGATTTGTAAACCTTAATACTCTTGTTTTAAACCTACCAAAATAaccaaataaatgttttttgacTCATACTTGGTAAATCCGTTCACGGAGTCGCATCCGGTTTGCGACCAAATAGAGCCATCTCCGCCCACTGATCTTTATGATTCAGATAATCTAAACGACtcgttttctctctttcgaaagcaaagcaaaggaaTGTGTAat
This Anopheles marshallii chromosome 3, idAnoMarsDA_429_01, whole genome shotgun sequence DNA region includes the following protein-coding sequences:
- the LOC128714597 gene encoding uncharacterized protein LOC128714597 — its product is MMKRSLIGLRARQRPRPLLGSLLMLFLLAFDAVSFTNAFIVPEELPSILSLVYSNIPPIKKGTDSRIGFGFRLGEHADFQVQLELGPQLNTRPIGAAASSSKRYVDNDEYANSVRNPTRNGGSTSWLQAWSKQTKQRQQFNKDKLRDSLMPPAPIMDEGAYNQLQQLYEMNKQREYEDSVGTLPAEVLETRINQLKALHNPVTPFKPMPSEPRTGTSVSEEKPLQTKEEPSEGMLIVVTPDVPISTTTIPTESISIDSEKTKDTGLTVDSGRRNVRRRTNRPVSKRDKERITAQLSDVSLD
- the LOC128715372 gene encoding P protein-like, with translation MPKNLRPPTSTSAYGRIGLVPESDDSLHSQEVEPQVTEASLEIWRTLPAAIRQDPSLASFRQEHERLHGTEDDPLPNEDVSADDGEDNNSKEFITIKVTNPDTSVEDGKTTAAVEQCEKNGQNVTTDGEGDDGHETTMGGHHEHGKLFSYVKVGTLLVVWLVFTGFLMSKHEKELTPRQLSVPEGSYRTYILPEPSPGSRIGINLKGAFLSDQQHNNTSTYVSVNLQLLYLPSNNSNMSFFPEHDVKYTENITNVWLVPIPSSLDAIDQMDEMTRKHVFDIGPVNHQKVTSGKAVVRVRMSSNLDGDFPTKFTYDPTPMDTETGVIYAAIVLLGLYVLIIWEIVHRTFAAIIASTLAIGVLAAMNERPSMPKLISWIDVETLLLLFGMMILVAILSETGIFDYLAVYAYQVTNGKVWPLINCLCIFTAILSSFLDNVTTVLLMTPVTIRLCEVMELNPVPVLMSMVIYSNVGGTLTPVGDPPNVIIASNSHIAKNGVNFATFTLHMAIPIFFVMITTYFQLRMKFKNINDLRFSEPQDVQEIRHEIAVWQRAAASLSSYSKDEDLVRETLLKKVNRLSRSLKKKLVTGSVPVESYKATLEEMKRKYPIRSKTLLVKSAITLAFVITFFFLHSAPDIQKLSLGWTALLGALLLLILADREDIESVIARVEWSTLLFFAALFILMEALAELGLIDWIGKQTENVILSVSEESRLAVAILIILWVSAFASAFVDNIPLTTMMVKIAIGLAENEALDLPLQPLVWALALGACLGGNGTLIGASANVVCAGVAEQHGYRFTFIEYFKVGFPVMVGSVIVSTIYLMFAHVVFTWH